The Hymenobacter sp. GOD-10R genome includes a window with the following:
- the rfbD gene encoding dTDP-4-dehydrorhamnose reductase — protein MSSTVVFGASGQLGQCLRHVSQERNMDGIIFPAEDQANILDTDKLRTVFEQHKPAYCINCAAYTAVDKAEDEVELARKINKDGAENLARLCGEFGTTLIHISTDFVFAGTGNQPLVETDAAEPISVYGLTKLEGEQVIPAHAERYFILRTSWLYSEYANNFVKTMLKLGREREELRIIWDQVGTPTYAIDLAGCILSIIERQNQQYGIYHYSNEGVTSWYDFATAIFELSNTVVRTVPIRTSEYPTKATRPAFSVMDKTKAKTNLGIAIPHWRDSLKVCLGRL, from the coding sequence ATGAGTTCAACAGTGGTTTTTGGGGCCTCCGGCCAGCTAGGTCAGTGCCTTCGCCATGTTTCACAAGAGCGAAACATGGATGGCATTATTTTCCCAGCAGAAGACCAAGCCAACATCTTAGATACAGATAAGCTGCGGACGGTATTTGAGCAGCATAAGCCAGCTTATTGTATCAACTGCGCAGCTTATACCGCCGTTGACAAGGCTGAGGACGAGGTAGAACTAGCTCGAAAAATCAACAAGGACGGTGCCGAGAACCTAGCCCGACTGTGCGGTGAATTTGGTACTACGCTCATCCATATTTCCACCGATTTTGTGTTTGCCGGCACCGGTAATCAGCCTCTCGTGGAAACGGATGCGGCCGAACCTATTAGCGTATATGGCCTCACGAAGCTGGAAGGTGAGCAGGTCATTCCGGCGCATGCAGAGCGGTATTTCATCTTGCGTACTAGCTGGCTCTACTCTGAATACGCCAACAACTTCGTGAAAACGATGCTGAAGCTGGGCCGGGAGCGGGAGGAGCTTCGCATCATTTGGGACCAGGTTGGTACACCCACCTATGCCATTGACTTAGCCGGCTGCATTCTCAGCATCATTGAACGCCAGAATCAGCAATACGGCATCTATCACTACAGCAATGAAGGCGTGACGTCGTGGTACGACTTTGCCACGGCTATTTTTGAGCTGAGCAACACAGTGGTGCGCACTGTACCAATTCGCACTTCTGAATATCCCACGAAAGCCACGCGCCCAGCTTTTTCCGTAATGGATAAGACAAAGGCGAAGACTAACCTAGGTATCGCCATTCCGCATTGGCGCGACAGCCTAAAAGTGTGCTTGGGTCGTTTATAA
- a CDS encoding TIGR03915 family putative DNA repair protein: MTHDYTYDGSFDGLLTVLLEMYERKVQPNSIQPADAVQGGLFTATVPIQTNEEKAERVWKGMLKYMDNDTRTKLYHVFLSERPDREMLICRFVQQAVTARGRVDVSENYADDTVRLVHHISQQLGREKHRMEAFVRFEKTSEELFHATIEPDFDVLPLIAPHFTKRYADQRWLIFDQRRRYGLYYDLARTDIVEFETEAPQRRSDVSATVLDEREPLFKLLWQTYFDHANIPERKNLKLHRRHIPLRYWKYLSEKQPREQRFEPIKNKRSSL, translated from the coding sequence ATGACCCACGACTATACGTACGACGGCTCTTTTGATGGCTTATTAACGGTGCTGCTGGAGATGTACGAGCGCAAAGTGCAGCCAAACAGCATCCAGCCAGCCGACGCCGTGCAGGGCGGACTGTTCACCGCTACAGTACCCATTCAAACGAACGAGGAAAAGGCGGAACGGGTCTGGAAGGGCATGCTAAAGTACATGGATAACGACACGCGCACGAAGCTGTATCATGTCTTCCTTTCTGAGCGCCCCGACCGCGAAATGCTTATCTGCCGCTTTGTGCAGCAAGCCGTAACGGCACGCGGACGGGTAGATGTTTCAGAGAATTATGCCGACGATACGGTGCGGCTCGTGCACCACATTAGTCAGCAGCTAGGGCGTGAGAAGCACCGGATGGAAGCCTTCGTGCGCTTTGAGAAAACTTCCGAAGAGTTATTCCACGCTACCATTGAGCCCGATTTCGACGTGCTGCCGCTCATTGCGCCGCATTTCACCAAGCGCTACGCTGACCAGCGCTGGCTTATTTTTGACCAGCGCCGCCGCTACGGCCTTTACTACGACCTAGCTCGCACCGACATTGTCGAGTTTGAAACAGAAGCGCCCCAGCGCCGCTCCGATGTGTCGGCGACGGTGCTGGATGAGCGGGAGCCCTTGTTCAAGCTGCTCTGGCAAACGTATTTCGACCACGCTAATATCCCGGAGCGTAAAAACCTGAAGCTGCACCGACGTCATATTCCGCTGCGGTATTGGAAGTATCTGAGTGAAAAGCAACCGCGTGAGCAGCGCTTCGAGCCGATCAAAAATAAGCGCTCGTCTTTGTAA